From Camelina sativa cultivar DH55 chromosome 20, Cs, whole genome shotgun sequence, the proteins below share one genomic window:
- the LOC104768818 gene encoding TLD domain-containing protein 1, which yields MGNSNSSSANPRFTSASRAFTQKKLEDLKSLFASLASKSQSNHQYVSYPAFQEYFGLSGSLGERIFDMVTQHRKDDKLTFEDLVIAKATYEKGTDDEIAEFIYQTLDVTGNGVLARSDLESVLVVILKSVFSAESSDAESSDYKEMVDALLNAATFSKSDDDDGSEKGMTFADFRSWSSHVPTIRKFLGSLLMPPGPVRPGYQVPNLLSGDGVDSDRLLLKKEYAWHIGGALPHHELVEWKLLYHSSLHGQSFNTFLGHTSNTGMSASVLIIKDKEGCVYGGYASQPWERYSDFYGDMKSFLFQLNPKAAIYRPTGANTNIQWCATNFTSENIPNGIGFGGKINHYGLFISASFDQGQTFECTTFGSPSLSKTSRIQPEVIECWGIVQASNEIDTKHNAMKGTVLERFKEDRNMLKLVGMAGNSND from the exons ATGGGAAATTCGAATTCGTCATCGGCGAATCCTCGCTTCACTTCTGCTTCAAG aGCTTTTACTCAGAAGAAGCTCGAAGATCTCAAATCTCTATTCGCCTCTCTCGCTTCCAAGTCTCAGAGCAATCACCAATACGTATCTTACCCTGCTTTCCAG GAGTATTTTGGTCTGAGTGGTTCATTAGGAGAAAGGATCTTCGATATGGTCACTCAACACAGGAAAGATGATAAATTGACTTTTGAAGATCTTGTTATTGCTAAG GCAACATATGAGAAAGGAACCGATGATGAAATTGCTGAGTTTATATACCAGACTTTGGATGTCACTGGCAATGGTGTCTTGGCAAG GTCTGATTTAGAGTCGGTACTGGTGGTGATTTTGAAGAGTGTGTTCTCCGCTGAGAGTTCTGATGCAGAATCAAGTGATTATAAGGAGATGGTTGATGCGTTACTCAATGCTGCTACTTTCTCaaaatctgatgatgatgatggttctGAAAAAGGAATGACTTTTGCGGATTTCAGAAGCTGGAGCTCACATGTTCCAACTATCAGAAAGTTTCTTGGAAGCTTGCTTATGCCCCCCGGTCCAG TGAGACCTGGATATCAAGTCCCGAATCTGCTTTCTGGAGATGGTGTGGATTCAGATAGGCTATTGTTGAAGAAGGAATACGCTTGGCATATCGGAGGAGCTCTTCCTCACCACGAGCTTGTAGAGTGGAAGCTGCTGTATCACAGTTCCTTACACGGTCAAAGCTTCAACACATTCCTCGGACACACATC AAACACTGGTATGTCGGCATCTGTGTTAATCATCAAAGACAAAGAAGGCTGTGTGTATGGAGGGTACGCCTCTCAACCTTGGGAGAGGTACAGCGATTTCTATGGAGATATGAAGTCTTTCCTTTTCCAACTAAATCCTAAAGCAGCCATTTACAGACCAACTGGAGCAAACACCAACATTCAATGG TGTGCAACTAATTTCACATCAGAGAACATTCCAAACGGCATAGGATTTGGAGGTAAAATCAATCACTACGGTCTGTTTATATCAGCAAGCTTCGATCAAGGCCAGACATTTGAATGCACAACGTTTGGTAGCCCGAGCCTTTCCAAGACGAGCAGAATACAGCCAGAAGTCATAGAATGTTGGGGAATCGTTCAAGCCTCAAACGAAATAGATACCAAACATAACGCCATGAAAGGTACTGTCCTAGAAAGGTTTAAAGAAGACCGCAACATGCTCAAACTAGTTGGCATGGCAGGCAATTCAAACGATTGA
- the LOC104768819 gene encoding uncharacterized protein LOC104768819 — protein MTRSWVLLFVLMFIVLTSQFEWNEQADSETETSRPLILSDQEQHIPQGKETLHEKKILSQEKKIQKLNEHIRDLRRQLLQCRNENQVELRELETELDQLLLRGV, from the exons ATGACGAGATCGTGGGTGCTTTTATTTGTTCTTATGTTCATTGTGTTGACTTCTCAGTTTGAGTGGAATGAACAAGCTGATAGTGAAACTGAGACTAGTCGTCCTCTCATTCTTTCAGATCAAGAGCAACATATACCGCAAGGCAAAGAAACTCTGCATGAAAAG AAAATTCTCtctcaagaaaagaaaattcaaaagctTAATGAGCATATTCGAGATCTAAGGAGGCAGTTGCTGCAATGCAGAAATGAAAATCAGGTTGAGTTGAGGGAGCTAGAAACTGAGCTTGATCAGCTGCTATTAAGAGGTGTTTAA